TGGGCGTTCTCCAACATCCGTTTCTGCTCAGATATGGGCTTACTTCTGGCGTTGTGGATGGCGATCAGCTTTCTGGCGTCGTGCACGTTCATTCCGGCAGTGCTGGTGTTGTGGAAGCCGAAATTCTTCCTTCGTGCCGCTGCGGAAGGCATCGTCGGGTAATCTTCAGTAGGTATTTCCCCACATCAGCCACAGGGACAAAAGGAGGGGCGCGGAACACCGTGCCCCTTTTTTCTTCTCCCCGAAGATGTGCCTATCCCTCAAAAATAAGAAAGGTTCCTTATGGAGTTTATCCCCCACGGCATCAACATCGACTTTGTCGGTAAACGCTTCTTCTTCATCGTGTTCTCGGCAGTCGTCAATCTCATCAGTATCGGATTAATGCTGACTTGGGGATTGAACTATGGCCTGGATTTCGCTGGCGGAGCGATGATCGAGCTGCGGTTTGCGCAACCGAGCACTAGCAGTGCCCTGCAAGAGGTCGTCAAGGATCAGTCGCTCGAAGATCTTACGGTGCAGGATATCGGACGCGACAGCAAAATTTTCATGCTGCGCTTCAAGCAAAGCGAAAAGAACCTCAGTGACGTGAGCAACATGGTACAAGCCGCGTTAAGTGCGGCGTTTGGCCAGACCTTCGAGGTGCTGCGTGTCGAGTCGGTCGGCAGCAAGGTCAGCGGCGACCTCCGGCGCAAGGGATTCCTAGCCGTCATGTTTTCCACATTGCTGATGGGGGCCTATATCACGATGCGGTTCGACTTCCGCTTCGGACTCGGTGCGGTCATTGCGCTGATGCATGATGTCCTTGTCGTAACCGGAGCCTTGACCATCACCCAGATGCCCTTCGATTTGTCGGTGCTCGCAGCGCTGCTCACCGTCGTGGGCTTTTCCGTACACGACACCATCATTGTTTCCGACCGCGTACGCGAAAACCTGCGGAAGTTTCGTCGCGATTCGCTCGCGGTCACAATCAATCGCAGCGTCAACGAAACCCTCAGCCGCACCATCATCACTTCAGGAACGGCGATTCTCGTGTTGATTGCCCTGTTCACCTTC
The sequence above is a segment of the Deltaproteobacteria bacterium genome. Coding sequences within it:
- the secF gene encoding protein translocase subunit SecF codes for the protein MEFIPHGINIDFVGKRFFFIVFSAVVNLISIGLMLTWGLNYGLDFAGGAMIELRFAQPSTSSALQEVVKDQSLEDLTVQDIGRDSKIFMLRFKQSEKNLSDVSNMVQAALSAAFGQTFEVLRVESVGSKVSGDLRRKGFLAVMFSTLLMGAYITMRFDFRFGLGAVIALMHDVLVVTGALTITQMPFDLSVLAALLTVVGFSVHDTIIVSDRVRENLRKFRRDSLAVTINRSVNETLSRTIITSGTAILVLIALFTFGGHVIRPFAFTLIIGFITGTYSSVYIAAPVVLYFEGRKFRPATA